The proteins below come from a single Pseudomonas sp. MYb118 genomic window:
- a CDS encoding diguanylate cyclase: protein MDHLLSLLSETIPKAQNLEQLTRPLLTLLSQVTGMESTYLTTIDTDQGIQRVEFARNSGDMVIPEGLVVPWGDTLCKRALDENRLYCDNVVEAWGDSEAAAALGIKTYVSAPIKAQDGEVLGTVCAASSNQVARTPEVEPLLTLLSGLLGYSLERERLVERLQMLNAELTKLALSDPLTGLSNRRAILSDATRLLALAEREHKYILMAVVDLDGFKLVNDTHGHLAGDELLRGVATRLQQALRTSDIIGRTGGDEFVAIALGTLSENPDQAQDMQHGAELLQERLSKATIGRYELGDGLDDFHYPGASVGVVAVMPQGMTADEVIKLADREMYRVKVARKSQRS from the coding sequence ATGGATCATCTACTTTCCCTTCTCTCCGAAACCATCCCCAAAGCGCAGAACCTCGAACAGTTGACGCGCCCATTACTGACGCTGCTCAGCCAGGTGACCGGGATGGAGTCGACCTACCTCACCACCATCGACACCGACCAGGGTATCCAGCGGGTCGAATTCGCCCGCAACAGCGGCGACATGGTCATCCCGGAAGGGTTGGTGGTGCCCTGGGGCGATACCCTGTGCAAGCGCGCCCTGGATGAAAACCGCCTGTACTGCGATAACGTGGTCGAAGCCTGGGGAGACTCCGAGGCCGCCGCGGCGCTGGGCATCAAGACCTATGTGAGTGCGCCGATCAAGGCCCAGGACGGCGAAGTGCTGGGAACCGTCTGCGCCGCCAGCTCCAACCAGGTCGCTCGCACGCCGGAAGTCGAACCGCTGCTGACGCTGCTCTCGGGCCTGTTGGGCTATTCCCTGGAACGCGAACGACTGGTCGAACGCCTGCAAATGCTCAACGCCGAACTGACCAAGCTGGCGCTGTCCGACCCGCTGACCGGCCTGTCCAACCGCCGCGCCATCCTCAGCGACGCCACGCGCCTGCTCGCCCTTGCCGAGCGCGAGCACAAGTACATCCTCATGGCCGTCGTCGACCTCGATGGCTTCAAGCTGGTCAACGATACCCACGGCCATCTCGCCGGCGATGAACTGCTGCGCGGCGTGGCCACGCGCTTGCAACAGGCGCTGCGAACCAGCGACATCATCGGCCGTACCGGCGGTGACGAATTCGTCGCGATTGCCCTGGGCACCCTGTCCGAAAACCCCGACCAGGCCCAGGACATGCAGCATGGCGCCGAACTGCTGCAAGAGCGCCTGAGCAAGGCGACGATCGGGCGATATGAACTGGGCGATGGCCTGGACGACTTCCACTATCCCGGCGCGAGCGTGGGGGTGGTGGCGGTCATGCCCCAGGGAATGACCGCGGATGAGGTGATCAAGCTGGCGGATCGGGAGATGTATCGGGTGAAGGTGGCGCGTAAATCCCAGCGTTCGTAA
- the pheT gene encoding phenylalanine--tRNA ligase subunit beta, translating into MKFSEQWLRGWVSPQVSRDELVARLSMAGLEVDSVTPAAGEFSGVVVGEVLSTEQHPDADKLRVCQVSNGAETFQVVCGAPNVRPGLKIPFAMIGAELPGDFKIKKAKLRGVESNGMLCSQAELQVGEGNDGLMELPVDAPVGQDIREYLNLDDASIEVDLTPNRGDCLSLAGLAREVGALYGAKVSRPVVASVPAAHDEVRSVEVLAPAACPRYLGRVIRNVDLSKPTPLWMVERLRRADVRSIDAAVDITNYVMLELGQPLHAFDLAEINGGIRVRMAEKGEKLVLLDGQEVSLRSDTLVIADHSRALAIAGVMGGEHSGVNTATTRDIFLESAFFDQIAVAGKARSYGLHTDASHRYERGVDWKLAREAMERATGLLLEITGGEAGPIIETVSEQHLPSIAPVTLRAQRITQMLGMEMASAEVESLLGGLGLTVTAEGAGQWRVDVPSHRFDISLEVDLIEELARLYGYNRLPVRYPQARLAPQAKAEARSDLPELRRLLVARGYQEAITYSFIDPKQFELFNPGVEPLLLANPISNDMAAMRSSLWPGLVKALQHNLNRQQDRVRLFESGLRFVGQLEGLKQEPMLAGVVCGSRLPEGWAQGRDVVDFFDVKADVEAVLGFAGALDSFTFVPGKHPALHPGQTARIEREGRLVGFVGAIHPELSKALGLDRPVFVFELVLAEVALGKMPKFQELSRFPEVRRDLALLADTGVAASAVLDVIRENAGEWLTDLRLFDVYQGKGIDPHRKSLAVGLTWQHPSRTLNDDEVNTATQNILTSLEQRLNATLRK; encoded by the coding sequence ATGAAATTCAGTGAACAATGGCTGCGCGGCTGGGTTAGCCCGCAGGTAAGTCGCGACGAGCTGGTGGCTCGTCTGTCGATGGCAGGTCTGGAGGTCGACAGCGTGACCCCGGCCGCCGGTGAATTCAGTGGCGTGGTCGTGGGCGAGGTGCTGAGCACCGAGCAGCACCCTGACGCCGACAAATTGCGTGTCTGCCAGGTCAGCAATGGCGCCGAGACGTTCCAGGTTGTCTGCGGTGCACCAAACGTGCGCCCGGGCCTGAAGATTCCGTTCGCCATGATCGGTGCCGAGCTGCCGGGCGACTTCAAGATCAAGAAAGCCAAGCTGCGCGGCGTCGAGTCCAACGGCATGCTGTGCTCCCAGGCCGAGCTGCAGGTCGGTGAGGGCAACGATGGCCTGATGGAACTGCCGGTCGATGCACCGGTGGGCCAGGACATTCGTGAGTACCTGAACCTGGACGACGCCAGCATCGAGGTCGACCTGACCCCGAACCGTGGCGACTGCCTGTCCCTGGCCGGTCTGGCCCGTGAAGTGGGCGCTTTGTACGGGGCCAAGGTCAGCCGTCCTGTGGTAGCCAGCGTTCCGGCTGCCCACGACGAGGTGCGTTCGGTTGAAGTGCTCGCGCCTGCCGCTTGCCCGCGTTACTTGGGGCGCGTCATCCGTAATGTCGATCTGTCCAAGCCAACGCCGCTGTGGATGGTCGAGCGCCTGCGTCGCGCCGACGTGCGCAGCATCGACGCCGCCGTCGACATCACCAACTACGTGATGCTCGAACTGGGCCAGCCGCTGCACGCGTTCGATCTCGCCGAAATCAATGGCGGCATCCGCGTACGCATGGCCGAAAAAGGCGAGAAACTGGTCCTGCTCGACGGCCAGGAAGTCAGCCTGCGTAGCGATACGCTGGTGATTGCCGACCACTCCCGCGCCCTGGCCATCGCCGGCGTCATGGGTGGCGAGCACAGCGGCGTCAACACCGCGACCACCCGCGACATCTTCCTGGAAAGTGCGTTCTTCGATCAGATCGCCGTGGCTGGCAAGGCCCGTTCCTACGGCCTGCACACCGATGCCTCGCACCGTTACGAGCGTGGCGTGGACTGGAAACTGGCCCGTGAAGCCATGGAGCGCGCCACCGGCCTGCTGCTGGAGATCACTGGCGGCGAAGCGGGTCCGATCATCGAGACCGTCAGCGAACAGCACCTGCCGTCGATCGCACCGGTCACCCTGCGTGCCCAGCGCATCACCCAGATGCTCGGCATGGAAATGGCTTCGGCCGAAGTCGAAAGCCTGCTCGGCGGCCTGGGCCTGACCGTCACCGCTGAAGGGGCAGGGCAGTGGCGCGTGGACGTGCCAAGCCATCGCTTCGACATCAGCCTGGAAGTCGACCTGATCGAAGAGCTGGCACGCCTCTACGGCTACAACCGCCTGCCGGTTCGTTACCCGCAAGCCCGCCTGGCCCCGCAAGCCAAGGCTGAAGCGCGTAGCGACCTGCCTGAACTGCGTCGCCTGCTGGTGGCTCGCGGTTATCAGGAAGCGATCACCTACAGCTTCATTGATCCGAAACAATTCGAGTTGTTTAATCCGGGCGTAGAGCCGCTGTTGCTGGCCAACCCGATTTCCAACGACATGGCGGCCATGCGCTCGTCCCTGTGGCCGGGCCTGGTCAAGGCGCTTCAGCACAACCTGAACCGTCAACAGGACCGCGTGCGCCTGTTCGAAAGCGGCCTGCGTTTTGTTGGGCAACTGGAAGGCTTGAAACAAGAGCCGATGCTGGCCGGTGTAGTGTGCGGCAGCCGCTTGCCGGAAGGCTGGGCACAAGGTCGCGATGTCGTGGACTTCTTCGACGTCAAGGCCGATGTAGAAGCGGTACTGGGTTTTGCCGGGGCGCTGGATTCGTTCACCTTCGTGCCGGGCAAGCACCCCGCGTTGCATCCGGGCCAGACCGCGCGCATCGAGCGTGAAGGTCGCCTGGTCGGTTTTGTCGGTGCGATTCACCCTGAACTGTCGAAAGCCCTGGGGCTTGATCGTCCGGTGTTCGTCTTCGAGCTGGTTCTGGCAGAAGTGGCACTGGGTAAAATGCCTAAATTCCAGGAGTTGTCGCGCTTTCCTGAAGTGCGTCGTGACCTGGCGCTGCTGGCGGATACCGGTGTTGCGGCCAGTGCCGTACTGGACGTAATCCGTGAAAATGCAGGCGAATGGCTGACGGACCTCAGGCTATTTGACGTGTATCAGGGTAAAGGTATTGATCCGCATAGAAAAAGCCTTGCAGTTGGCTTGACCTGGCAGCATCCATCGCGCACTCTTAATGACGATGAGGTGAATACCGCAACGCAAAACATCCTCACCTCGCTCGAACAAAGGTTGAACGCCACGTTAAGGAAGTGA
- the pheS gene encoding phenylalanine--tRNA ligase subunit alpha — protein MENLDALVSQALEAVQSAEDINALEQIRVHYLGKKGELTQVMKTLGNLPPEERPQVGALINVAKERVTEVLNARKAQFEEAELAAKLSAESIDVTLPGRGQTSGGLHPVTRTLERIEQFFTHIGYGIAEGPEVEDDYHNFEALNIPGHHPARSMHDTFYFNANMLLRTHTSPVQVRTMESKQPPIRIVCPGRVYRSDSDITHSPMFHQVEGLLVDRDINFADLKGTIEEFLRVFFEKELAVRFRPSYFPFTEPSAEVDMECVMCSGKGCRVCKQTGWLEVMGCGMVHPNVLRMSGIDPEEFSGFAFGMGVERLAMLRYGVNDLRLFFDNDLRFLAQFR, from the coding sequence ATGGAAAACCTGGATGCGCTCGTCTCGCAAGCTCTAGAGGCTGTGCAAAGCGCGGAAGACATCAATGCCCTGGAGCAAATCCGGGTTCACTACCTTGGCAAGAAGGGTGAATTGACTCAGGTGATGAAGACCCTGGGCAATCTGCCGCCAGAGGAGCGTCCGCAGGTCGGCGCCCTGATCAACGTGGCCAAGGAGCGTGTTACAGAGGTTCTCAATGCCCGCAAGGCACAGTTTGAAGAGGCCGAGCTGGCCGCCAAACTGTCCGCCGAGTCCATTGATGTGACCCTGCCTGGCCGTGGCCAGACCTCGGGTGGCCTGCATCCGGTGACTCGCACTCTGGAACGTATCGAACAATTCTTCACCCACATCGGCTACGGCATCGCCGAAGGTCCCGAGGTGGAAGACGATTACCACAACTTCGAAGCGCTCAACATCCCAGGCCACCACCCGGCCCGGTCGATGCATGACACCTTCTATTTCAATGCCAACATGTTGCTGCGTACCCACACCTCGCCGGTACAGGTGCGCACCATGGAATCGAAACAGCCGCCGATCCGCATCGTCTGCCCAGGCCGCGTGTATCGCAGCGACTCCGATATCACCCACTCGCCGATGTTCCACCAGGTCGAAGGCCTGCTGGTTGACCGTGATATCAACTTCGCCGACCTCAAGGGCACCATCGAAGAGTTCCTGCGCGTGTTCTTCGAAAAAGAACTGGCCGTGCGTTTCCGTCCTTCGTATTTCCCGTTCACCGAGCCATCGGCTGAAGTCGACATGGAATGCGTGATGTGCAGTGGCAAAGGCTGCCGTGTCTGCAAGCAGACCGGCTGGCTGGAAGTCATGGGCTGCGGCATGGTTCACCCGAACGTGCTGCGCATGTCCGGCATCGACCCGGAAGAGTTTTCCGGTTTTGCCTTCGGCATGGGCGTCGAGCGTCTGGCCATGCTGCGTTACGGCGTGAACGACTTGCGTCTGTTCTTCGACAACGACTTGCGGTTCCTCGCGCAATTTCGCTAG
- a CDS encoding nucleoside hydrolase, whose protein sequence is MYRYAQKLHHLIGSLLLVSLMTATSAQAAQKIDLIIDTDPGADDVVALLFALASPQELNIRALTTVAGNVRLDKTSRNARLAREWAGREEVPVYAGASKPLMRTPIYADNIHGKEGMSGVTVHEPKKGLAEGNAVTYLIDTLKTAKPHSITIAMLGPQTNLALALMQEPEIVQGIKEVVIMGGAHFNGGNITPVAEFNLFADPQAAEVVLKSGVKLTYLPLDVTHKVLTSEARLKQIAALNNNASKLVGDILNEYIKGDMEHYGLPGGPVHDATVIAYLLKPQLFSGRSVNVVIDSREGPTFGQTIVDWYDGLKAPKNAFWVESGDAQGFFDLLTERLARLK, encoded by the coding sequence ATGTACCGCTATGCCCAGAAACTGCACCACCTGATCGGGAGTCTGCTGCTTGTGTCCCTGATGACCGCAACGAGCGCCCAGGCGGCGCAAAAGATCGACCTGATCATCGACACCGATCCGGGCGCCGACGATGTGGTCGCCCTGCTTTTCGCCCTGGCATCACCGCAGGAGCTGAACATCCGTGCCTTGACCACCGTGGCTGGCAACGTGCGCCTGGACAAGACCTCGCGCAACGCGCGGCTGGCGCGAGAGTGGGCGGGGCGCGAGGAGGTGCCGGTGTACGCCGGTGCATCGAAGCCGCTGATGCGCACGCCGATTTATGCCGACAACATTCATGGCAAGGAAGGCATGTCTGGCGTCACCGTGCATGAACCGAAAAAGGGCCTGGCCGAAGGTAATGCAGTCACTTACCTGATCGACACGCTGAAAACCGCGAAACCCCATAGCATCACCATCGCCATGCTGGGGCCGCAGACCAACCTGGCGCTGGCGTTGATGCAGGAGCCCGAGATCGTCCAGGGCATCAAGGAAGTGGTGATCATGGGTGGTGCGCACTTCAACGGCGGCAACATTACCCCCGTGGCCGAATTCAACCTGTTCGCCGATCCGCAGGCCGCCGAGGTCGTGCTCAAAAGCGGCGTCAAGCTGACCTACCTGCCACTGGACGTGACGCACAAGGTCCTGACCAGTGAAGCGCGCCTGAAGCAGATTGCGGCCTTGAACAACAATGCCAGCAAGCTGGTGGGCGATATCCTCAATGAGTACATCAAGGGCGACATGGAGCATTACGGGCTGCCTGGCGGCCCGGTGCATGACGCCACCGTCATTGCCTACCTGCTCAAGCCGCAGCTGTTCAGTGGCCGCTCGGTCAATGTGGTGATTGATAGTCGAGAAGGGCCGACATTCGGCCAGACCATCGTCGACTGGTATGACGGCCTGAAAGCGCCGAAGAACGCTTTCTGGGTCGAGAGTGGCGACGCCCAGGGGTTCTTCGACCTGCTGACCGAGCGCCTGGCACGCCTGAAGTAA
- a CDS encoding MerR family transcriptional regulator: MLEPSHNDELPVIPGKRYFTIGEVSELCAVKPHVLRYWEQEFPQLNPVKRRGNRRYYQRQDVLMIRQIRALLYDQGFTIGGARLRLSGDEAKDDTTQYKQMIRQMIAELEDVLVVLKK, encoded by the coding sequence ATGCTGGAACCAAGTCATAACGACGAGCTACCCGTCATCCCAGGCAAACGCTACTTCACCATTGGTGAAGTCAGCGAGCTGTGCGCCGTAAAACCGCACGTGCTGCGCTATTGGGAGCAGGAGTTTCCTCAACTCAACCCCGTCAAACGACGCGGAAACCGCCGATATTATCAGCGCCAGGACGTGCTGATGATCCGGCAGATCCGCGCGCTTCTTTACGATCAGGGCTTCACCATCGGCGGCGCACGCCTGCGCCTGTCCGGCGACGAAGCCAAAGATGACACCACCCAGTACAAACAGATGATCCGGCAGATGATTGCCGAGTTGGAAGACGTGCTGGTGGTCCTCAAGAAATAA
- the rplT gene encoding 50S ribosomal protein L20 translates to MARVKRGVIARKRHKKILKLAKGYYGARSRVFRVAKQAVIKAGQYAYRDRRQKKRQFRALWIARINAGARINGLSYSRFIAGLKKASIEIDRKVLADLAVNEKAAFAAIVEKAKATLA, encoded by the coding sequence ATGGCTCGTGTAAAGCGTGGCGTCATTGCCCGTAAACGTCACAAAAAAATTCTGAAACTTGCTAAAGGCTACTATGGCGCACGCTCCCGCGTATTCCGCGTTGCCAAGCAAGCGGTAATCAAGGCAGGCCAATACGCCTACCGTGACCGTCGTCAGAAAAAACGTCAGTTCCGCGCTCTGTGGATCGCTCGTATCAACGCTGGTGCTCGTATCAACGGTCTGTCCTACAGCCGTTTCATCGCCGGCCTGAAAAAAGCGTCCATCGAGATCGACCGTAAGGTTCTGGCTGATCTGGCAGTGAACGAAAAAGCGGCGTTTGCTGCGATTGTCGAGAAAGCTAAAGCCACCTTGGCTTAA
- the thrS gene encoding threonine--tRNA ligase produces the protein MPTITLPDGSQRSFDHPVSVAEVAASIGAGLAKATLAGKVNGKLVDASDIIDSDATLQIITPKDEEGLEIIRHSCAHLVGHAVKQLYPTAKMVIGPVIDEGFYYDIAFERPFTPDDMAAIEHRMQQLIEKDYDVIKKVTPRAEVIEVFKARGEDYKLRLVEDMPNEQAMGLYYHEEYVDMCRGPHVPNTRFLKSFKLTKLSGAYWRGDAKNEQLQRVYGTAWADKKQLAAYIQRIEEAEKRDHRKIGKRLGLFHTQEEAPGMVFWHPNGWTLYQVLEQYMRKVQRENGYLEIKTPQVVDRSLWEKSGHWANYADNMFTTESESRDYAIKPMNCPCHVQVFNQGLKSYRELPLRLAEFGACHRNEPSGALHGIMRVRAFTQDDAHIFCTEEQMQAESAAFIKLTMDVYADFGFKDIEMKLSTRPEKRVGSDELWDRAEAALAAALDSAGLPYDLQPGEGAFYGPKIEFSLKDCLGRVWQCGTLQLDFNLPVRLGAEFVSEDNSRKHPVMLHRAILGSFERFVGILIEHYEGAFPAWLAPTQAVVMNITDKQADFVAQVEKTLNESGFRAKSDLRNEKIGFKIREHTLLKVPYLLVIGDKEVETQTVAVRTREGADLGSMPVAQFSEFLAQAVSRRGRQDSE, from the coding sequence ATGCCAACTATTACTCTTCCCGACGGCAGTCAACGTTCATTCGACCACCCGGTTTCCGTAGCCGAGGTCGCCGCATCCATCGGTGCAGGCCTGGCCAAGGCCACCCTGGCCGGCAAGGTCAATGGCAAGCTGGTTGACGCCAGCGACATCATCGACAGCGATGCCACACTGCAAATCATCACGCCAAAGGATGAAGAGGGGCTGGAGATCATTCGCCACTCTTGCGCGCACCTGGTTGGCCATGCGGTCAAGCAGCTGTACCCGACTGCCAAGATGGTCATCGGGCCGGTCATCGACGAAGGCTTCTATTACGACATCGCCTTCGAACGTCCTTTCACCCCGGACGACATGGCCGCCATTGAACACCGCATGCAGCAGCTGATCGAAAAAGATTACGACGTGATCAAGAAAGTCACTCCGCGCGCCGAAGTGATCGAAGTGTTCAAGGCCCGCGGCGAAGACTACAAGCTGCGCCTGGTCGAGGACATGCCGAACGAACAGGCCATGGGCCTGTACTATCACGAAGAATACGTCGACATGTGCCGCGGTCCGCACGTGCCGAACACCCGTTTCCTCAAATCCTTCAAGCTGACCAAGCTGTCCGGCGCCTACTGGCGTGGCGATGCCAAGAACGAGCAATTGCAGCGCGTCTATGGCACCGCGTGGGCGGACAAGAAGCAGCTGGCTGCCTACATCCAGCGCATCGAAGAAGCTGAAAAGCGCGATCACCGCAAGATCGGCAAGCGCCTGGGCCTGTTCCACACCCAGGAAGAAGCGCCGGGCATGGTGTTCTGGCACCCGAACGGCTGGACCCTGTACCAGGTGCTCGAGCAGTACATGCGCAAGGTTCAGCGTGAAAACGGTTACCTGGAGATCAAGACTCCGCAGGTCGTCGACCGCAGCCTGTGGGAGAAATCCGGGCACTGGGCGAACTACGCCGACAACATGTTCACCACCGAGTCGGAAAGCCGCGACTACGCCATCAAGCCAATGAACTGCCCTTGCCACGTGCAAGTGTTCAACCAGGGCCTGAAGAGCTACCGCGAGCTGCCGCTGCGCCTGGCCGAGTTCGGTGCCTGCCACCGTAACGAGCCATCGGGTGCGCTGCACGGCATCATGCGTGTGCGTGCGTTCACCCAGGACGACGCCCACATCTTCTGCACCGAAGAGCAGATGCAGGCCGAATCCGCTGCGTTCATCAAGCTGACCATGGATGTCTACGCCGATTTCGGCTTCAAGGACATCGAGATGAAGCTGTCCACTCGTCCGGAAAAACGCGTCGGTTCCGACGAGCTTTGGGATCGCGCCGAAGCGGCACTGGCCGCAGCGCTAGACAGTGCGGGCCTGCCGTACGATCTGCAGCCAGGAGAGGGTGCCTTCTACGGACCGAAGATTGAATTCTCGCTGAAAGATTGCCTTGGCCGTGTCTGGCAGTGTGGTACCCTGCAGCTCGATTTTAACCTGCCTGTCCGTCTGGGCGCCGAATTCGTCTCCGAAGACAACAGCCGCAAGCATCCAGTGATGCTGCACCGTGCGATCCTCGGCTCGTTCGAGCGTTTCGTCGGAATTCTGATCGAGCACTACGAAGGGGCATTCCCTGCGTGGCTGGCGCCGACTCAGGCTGTGGTGATGAACATCACTGATAAACAAGCAGATTTCGTCGCCCAAGTGGAAAAAACTCTCAACGAAAGCGGGTTTCGTGCCAAGTCTGACTTGAGAAATGAAAAAATCGGCTTTAAAATCCGCGAGCATACCTTGCTCAAGGTTCCATACCTCCTGGTTATTGGAGATAAGGAAGTCGAGACGCAGACTGTCGCTGTGCGCACTCGTGAAGGCGCTGACCTGGGCTCGATGCCCGTCGCCCAGTTCTCCGAGTTTCTCGCACAAGCGGTTTCCCGGCGTGGTCGCCAAGATTCGGAGTAA
- the ihfA gene encoding integration host factor subunit alpha → MGALTKAEMAERLYEELGLNKREAKELVELFFEEIRHALEDNEQVKLSGFGNFDLRDKRQRPGRNPKTGEEIPITARRVVTFRPGQKLKARVEAYAGTKS, encoded by the coding sequence ATGGGGGCTTTGACGAAAGCTGAGATGGCGGAACGTCTGTATGAAGAGCTGGGCCTGAACAAACGTGAAGCCAAGGAATTGGTCGAACTGTTTTTCGAAGAAATCAGGCACGCGCTCGAAGACAACGAACAAGTCAAATTGTCCGGTTTCGGCAATTTCGACCTTCGGGACAAACGCCAGCGGCCTGGCCGCAATCCGAAAACGGGTGAAGAAATCCCGATCACGGCTCGCCGTGTGGTCACCTTTCGTCCAGGGCAGAAGTTGAAGGCCCGAGTTGAGGCTTATGCTGGAACCAAGTCATAA
- the rpmI gene encoding 50S ribosomal protein L35, producing the protein MPKMKTKSGAAKRFLKTANGIKHKHAFKSHILTKMSTKRKRQLRGSSLLHPSDVAKVERMLRLR; encoded by the coding sequence ATGCCAAAAATGAAAACCAAAAGTGGTGCTGCCAAGCGGTTTCTGAAAACTGCTAACGGCATCAAGCACAAACACGCTTTCAAGAGCCACATCCTGACCAAAATGTCGACCAAGCGTAAGCGTCAACTGCGCGGTAGCAGCTTGCTGCATCCGTCTGACGTGGCAAAAGTCGAGCGCATGCTGCGCCTTCGTTAA
- a CDS encoding cold-shock protein codes for MSNRQTGTVKWFNDEKGFGFITPQGGGDDLFVHFKAIESDGFKSLKEGQTVSFVAEKGQKGMQAAQVRPE; via the coding sequence ATGTCTAATCGCCAAACCGGCACCGTTAAATGGTTCAACGATGAAAAAGGCTTCGGCTTCATCACTCCTCAAGGTGGCGGTGACGACCTGTTCGTACACTTCAAAGCTATCGAAAGCGACGGTTTCAAAAGCCTGAAAGAAGGCCAAACCGTATCCTTCGTGGCTGAGAAAGGCCAAAAGGGTATGCAAGCTGCACAAGTTCGCCCAGAGTAA
- the infC gene encoding translation initiation factor IF-3: MIIKRDMRQDKRTAPKAPINENISAREVRLIGADGEQIGIVSIDEALRIADEAKLDLVEISADAVPPVCRVMDYGKSIFEKKKQVAAAKKNQKQIQVKEIKFRPGTEEGDYQVKLRNLVRFLSDGDRAKVSLRFRGREMAHQELGMELLKRVEADLLEYGSVEQHPKMEGRQLIMVIAPKKKK; the protein is encoded by the coding sequence ATTATTATTAAGCGTGATATGAGACAAGATAAACGAACTGCACCGAAAGCCCCGATCAACGAGAATATCTCGGCACGCGAGGTTCGGTTAATTGGCGCTGACGGCGAGCAGATTGGCATCGTCTCGATTGATGAAGCGCTTCGTATTGCTGATGAAGCCAAGCTTGATCTGGTAGAAATTTCCGCTGACGCAGTCCCGCCTGTTTGCCGGGTGATGGACTACGGCAAGTCGATCTTCGAAAAGAAGAAGCAGGTTGCAGCGGCGAAGAAGAACCAGAAGCAGATTCAGGTTAAAGAAATCAAGTTTCGTCCAGGGACGGAGGAAGGGGATTACCAGGTAAAACTACGCAACCTGGTACGTTTCCTGAGTGACGGGGACAGGGCCAAGGTATCCTTGCGATTCCGCGGCCGTGAGATGGCCCACCAGGAGCTGGGGATGGAACTCCTCAAGCGAGTTGAAGCTGACTTGCTCGAGTACGGTTCGGTCGAACAGCATCCGAAGATGGAAGGACGCCAGCTGATCATGGTCATCGCCCCGAAAAAGAAGAAATAA
- a CDS encoding I78 family peptidase inhibitor, which yields MPWKLASLGTLLAASLLAGCSNTSTDSAADPVATTDSGHSRCEAKAAEFALGKKASPELLEQARVRAGAQNARILKPDDMVTLEYRSDRLNLNTDANLMITRVNCG from the coding sequence ATGCCTTGGAAGCTCGCGTCATTGGGTACTTTGCTGGCCGCTAGCCTGCTGGCAGGTTGCAGTAATACATCCACCGACTCGGCCGCAGACCCTGTTGCAACGACGGACTCCGGTCACAGTCGTTGTGAAGCGAAGGCTGCCGAATTCGCCCTTGGCAAAAAGGCTTCGCCCGAGCTGCTGGAGCAGGCGCGTGTTCGTGCCGGTGCGCAAAATGCCCGAATCCTCAAGCCTGACGACATGGTAACGCTGGAATACCGTTCCGATCGCCTGAACCTGAACACCGATGCGAACCTGATGATCACCCGCGTCAACTGCGGCTGA
- the rbsD gene encoding D-ribose pyranase, translating to MKKTPLLNVALSRLIASLGHGDLVVIGDAGLPVPPGVELIDLALTQGIPDFISTLNVVLSEMQVERHVLASEILDKQPTALVALDKLHAEGALGQRQLVDHEQFKILSRQARAIVRTGECQPYCNIVLAAGVTF from the coding sequence ATGAAGAAAACACCTCTGCTCAACGTCGCCTTGTCGCGACTGATCGCCTCCCTGGGGCATGGCGACCTGGTCGTGATCGGCGATGCCGGCCTGCCGGTTCCGCCAGGCGTCGAGTTGATCGACCTGGCCCTGACCCAGGGCATTCCGGATTTCATCAGCACATTGAACGTCGTCCTCAGCGAAATGCAGGTCGAGCGTCACGTGCTGGCCAGCGAAATCCTGGATAAACAGCCGACGGCGCTGGTCGCCCTGGACAAACTGCATGCCGAAGGTGCTTTGGGTCAGCGCCAGTTGGTCGACCATGAGCAGTTCAAGATCCTCAGTCGGCAGGCGAGGGCGATCGTGCGCACCGGCGAATGCCAGCCGTATTGCAACATCGTCCTGGCTGCCGGTGTCACCTTTTGA
- a CDS encoding DUF4406 domain-containing protein: MTGFEDFNFPAFNKMAADLRARGYLIENPAEHGVVASAEWADYVAYDLTRLGLCGQVAVLPGWENSKGARLEVHIARELGMPVVNAHDLVSTELKLGSATQNQSQGSVLPSLL, encoded by the coding sequence ATGACCGGCTTCGAGGATTTCAACTTCCCCGCCTTCAACAAGATGGCCGCCGACCTGCGCGCCCGGGGCTACCTGATCGAGAACCCCGCAGAGCATGGCGTGGTCGCCAGCGCCGAGTGGGCCGACTACGTGGCCTACGACCTCACCCGCCTGGGCCTGTGCGGCCAGGTCGCGGTGCTGCCCGGCTGGGAAAACTCCAAAGGCGCCCGGCTCGAAGTTCATATCGCCCGTGAGCTCGGCATGCCGGTAGTGAATGCCCATGATCTGGTATCGACGGAGCTGAAACTGGGGAGTGCTACGCAAAATCAATCTCAGGGAAGCGTTTTACCCAGCCTTCTATGA